One window of Dendropsophus ebraccatus isolate aDenEbr1 chromosome 13, aDenEbr1.pat, whole genome shotgun sequence genomic DNA carries:
- the LOC138770486 gene encoding vomeronasal type-2 receptor 26-like produces the protein MVCNLSGTGGCSKKTLWNHHLLEDKSEIYHMTFTLYAAVYAVAHALNKMDLAPKVLTSKEWLPRAKYETPSSTCSKACSTGHRKSFHRGKQKCCFMCLLCPEGEFTNLTDRDECMKCPLDHYSSYTRDRCVKRQPDFLSFADSLGVLLTSFAVTMCAISAVVLWIFVRYRNTPIAKTNNRNLTYILLSCLMLSFLSCLLFIGHPTELICRLREAFFLVTYATAISSVLGKALTVIAAFNSIKPGNTMRICISPMFSLSLVIVFSLGEFIICITWLIVAPPFLDFDVTAIKDKMILQCNQGSIAAFYTTIAYIGLLALSSFIVAFKVRKLPDRFNEAQCITFSMLVFCSVWIAFIPAYLSVKGKYLVVVQLFAMLASTGGLLVCIFFPKCYIVLVRPDLNIKETIHDKRRQT, from the exons ATGGTTTG TAACCTTAGTGGAACAGGTGGCTGCTCCAAGAAAACCTTATGGAATCACCATTTATTGGAAGATAAGTCTGAAATCTACCATATGACATTTACATTATATGCTGCTGTATATGCTGTAGCGCATGCCTTAAATAAAATGGATTTGGCCCCAAAAGTATTAACTTCTAAAGAATGGCTCCCCAGAGCCAAATATGAG ACTCCATCTTCAACATGCAGTAAAGCCTGTTCAACTGGTCATAGAAAAAGTTTTCACAGAGGAAAGCAAAAATGCTGTTTTATGTGTCTTCTTTGTCCTGAAGGAGAATTTACAAACCTTACAG ACAGAGACGAATGCATGAAGTGTCCCCTTGATCATTATTCGTCCTATACAAGAGACAGATGCGTGAAAAGACAACCTGACTTCCTCTCCTTTGCGGATAGCCTTGGAGTTCTTCTGACCAGTTTTGCTGTCACTATGTGTGCTATTTCTGCCGTTGTTCTTTGGATATTTGTACGATACAGAAATACTCCTATAGCTAAAACCAACAACCGGAACTTGACTTATATCTTGCTCTCATGTCTTATGCTTTCTTTCCTAAGCTGTTTGCTTTTCATTGGACATCCAACAGAACTGATTTGTCGTCTAAGAGAAGCTTTCTTTTTGGTGACCTACGCTACAGCCATTTCTTCAGTTCTAGGAAAAGCTTTGACagttatagctgcttttaactcTATAAAACCTGGTAACACCATGAGAATATGTATAAGTCCTATGTTTTCTCTTTCGTTGGTCATAGTCTTTTCATTGGGCGAATTTATCATATGTATCACGTGGTTGATAGTTGCTCCACCATTTCTTGATTTTGATGTAACCGCCATAAAAGACAAAATGATTTTGCAGTGCAACCAAGGATCCATCGCTGCTTTCTATACAACAATTGCCTACATTGGTTTGTTAGCACTTTCTAGTTTTATTGTTGCTTTTAAGGTCAGAAAACTACCAGATAGATTCAATGAGGCTCAGTGCATTACATTTAGTATGCTAGTGTTCTGTAGTGTTTGGATTGCATTTATACCGGCATATCTTAGTGTCAAAGGAAAATATCTGGTAGTAGTTCAGCTATTTGCTATGTTAGCTTCCACTGGAGGATTGCTCGTATGCATATTTTTTCCTAAATGTTACATTGTGCTTGTAAGACCTGATCTTAACATCAAAGAGACAATACATGATAAAAGGCGCCAAACGTAA